One part of the Thermodesulfovibrio sp. 3462-1 genome encodes these proteins:
- the rfbD gene encoding dTDP-4-dehydrorhamnose reductase has translation MRYLITGAKGQLATEFIKHFQQQSVEYFAFSKEELDITNFDTVYKTLKEIKPDVVINCAAYNLVDNAEKEPEKAYSINAVGPYNLALASKEIKAKFIHYSTDYVFDGTKEGLYTEEDTPNPLNEYGKSKLLGENLAKINENSLIFRVSWIYGEGKQNFLYKLLSWAKDNEVLKVAINEFSVPTSTSFIVDKTLKAINKELRGLYHLVPNGYASRYEWAKLILKNYGIKKIIIPVSKETFNLVAKRPSFSVLDSDKIQKGLNEVFEEWDEIFIRWCRTQ, from the coding sequence ATGAGATATCTTATAACAGGTGCAAAAGGGCAACTTGCAACTGAGTTTATAAAACACTTTCAACAACAGTCCGTAGAATACTTTGCATTTTCCAAAGAAGAACTTGACATTACAAACTTTGATACAGTTTACAAAACATTAAAAGAGATAAAACCAGATGTAGTTATAAACTGCGCCGCTTACAACCTTGTAGACAACGCAGAAAAAGAGCCAGAAAAAGCTTACTCTATAAATGCTGTAGGTCCTTACAACCTTGCTTTGGCATCTAAAGAAATAAAAGCTAAGTTTATACATTACTCAACAGACTACGTCTTCGATGGAACAAAAGAAGGTCTATACACCGAAGAAGACACTCCAAATCCTTTAAACGAATATGGAAAAAGTAAACTTTTAGGTGAAAATCTGGCTAAAATTAACGAAAATAGCTTAATATTCAGAGTTAGCTGGATATACGGTGAAGGAAAACAAAACTTTCTTTACAAGCTCTTGAGTTGGGCTAAAGATAATGAAGTTTTGAAAGTAGCTATAAATGAGTTTTCAGTACCAACTTCTACTTCCTTCATAGTAGATAAAACACTCAAAGCTATAAACAAAGAACTTAGAGGGCTTTACCATCTTGTTCCTAACGGATATGCTTCTCGCTACGAATGGGCAAAGCTCATCTTAAAGAACTATGGTATAAAAAAGATTATAATACCCGTAAGTAAAGAAACATTTAACTTGGTGGCAAAAAGACCAAGCTTTTCGGTCCTTGACAGTGATAAAATACAAAAAGGGTTAAATGAAGTCTTTGAAGAATGGGATGAGATATTTATCAGATGGTGTAGAACTCAGTAA
- a CDS encoding flippase, translated as MNKTAQIRGSLLSRNTLLNFIGQAVHMLASIITIPFIVRGLGIERFGLLSLVWVIFGYFAIFDLGIGRATTKFVAEALGKGEENEIPHLVWIAVTIQVILGIVGALALIGITPLLVERILKIPSDLIGEAKATFYVLALSLPVVFISGSFRGLLEAVQRFDLVNAVTVPASVLNYILTLIGIGLSLKLPGIVALILFSRFGVLAAFVMLNLRIMPWLRKYSVSFSLFSLFPRLFSFGGWVTVSGIVGPILVYLDRFLIGALISMSAVAYYTASYEAVTRLWIIPSSLVMALFPAFSALEGMRDRERLQFFFIRSVKYIFLTLGLVVLIISLFAKEILQIWLGVDFAMKSEAVLQILALAVLINSLAHFPFALLQGIGRPDLLAKFHLLELPIYVGMAGGLVKVWGITGAALAWTL; from the coding sequence ATGAATAAGACTGCTCAAATCCGTGGAAGTCTTCTATCTCGTAACACACTCCTGAACTTCATAGGTCAGGCAGTTCATATGCTTGCGAGCATAATTACTATCCCTTTCATTGTTCGTGGGCTCGGGATTGAACGGTTTGGACTTCTGTCATTAGTGTGGGTGATTTTTGGATATTTTGCTATATTTGATTTAGGTATAGGTAGAGCAACTACTAAATTTGTAGCGGAAGCTTTGGGGAAAGGGGAAGAAAATGAAATTCCGCACCTTGTCTGGATAGCGGTTACGATCCAAGTCATATTGGGTATTGTTGGTGCCCTTGCTTTGATTGGAATTACACCTTTGCTTGTTGAGCGTATCCTTAAAATTCCTTCAGACCTTATAGGTGAAGCAAAAGCCACTTTTTACGTTCTTGCCTTGTCATTGCCAGTGGTTTTTATCTCAGGCTCCTTTAGGGGTCTTCTTGAGGCAGTCCAACGTTTTGATTTAGTCAATGCCGTAACAGTTCCAGCTAGTGTATTGAACTATATTCTTACTTTAATAGGGATAGGATTAAGTTTAAAATTACCTGGTATAGTGGCTTTAATACTATTTTCAAGGTTTGGGGTATTAGCCGCTTTTGTGATGCTTAACCTTCGCATTATGCCATGGCTGAGGAAATATTCAGTATCTTTCTCTCTTTTTTCTCTTTTTCCTCGCCTCTTTTCCTTCGGTGGATGGGTTACGGTTTCGGGCATTGTAGGACCGATTTTAGTATATTTAGATCGATTTCTTATTGGGGCACTTATCTCAATGTCTGCGGTAGCATATTACACAGCTTCATATGAAGCTGTTACTCGTCTTTGGATTATTCCAAGTAGCTTAGTTATGGCATTATTTCCTGCTTTTAGTGCTTTAGAAGGAATGAGAGATAGGGAGAGACTTCAATTTTTCTTTATTCGTTCTGTTAAATATATCTTTCTGACATTAGGATTAGTTGTTTTAATTATATCGCTATTCGCTAAAGAAATCTTACAAATATGGCTGGGGGTTGACTTTGCAATGAAAAGTGAGGCAGTTCTTCAAATCCTTGCCCTTGCTGTGTTGATTAACTCCCTTGCTCATTTTCCTTTTGCACTTCTTCAGGGTATAGGACGCCCTGATCTTCTTGCTAAGTTTCATCTGCTCGAACTTCCTATTTACGTCGGCATGGCAGGTGGACTGGTTAAAGTTTGGGGAATTACTGGAGCAGCGTTGGCATGGACCCTATGA
- a CDS encoding class I SAM-dependent methyltransferase, with product MKGLGWKVVGVDPDSKAVQIAREEFDLEVFQGTLEEAKFPDNSFDVITMNHVIEHVPDPIVLLTECRRVLKPEGKLMVVTPNIGSLGRRLFGEYWLHWDPPRHLFLFSPKSLRTCAERAGLIVRAIWTTSKGARFLWEASYLIKRDGNLPGVHLKDRTRD from the coding sequence ATGAAAGGATTGGGATGGAAAGTTGTTGGAGTTGACCCTGATTCAAAAGCTGTGCAAATTGCAAGGGAGGAGTTCGACCTTGAGGTTTTTCAGGGTACATTGGAGGAAGCTAAATTTCCCGATAATAGCTTTGATGTTATTACTATGAATCATGTTATTGAGCATGTTCCAGACCCGATTGTGCTTCTTACTGAGTGCCGTAGAGTTCTCAAGCCAGAGGGAAAGTTGATGGTAGTTACACCGAATATCGGCAGTTTAGGACGACGCTTATTCGGTGAATATTGGCTACATTGGGATCCTCCACGTCATCTGTTCCTATTCTCACCTAAATCGCTACGGACATGTGCTGAGCGGGCAGGATTGATTGTTCGGGCTATTTGGACTACTTCTAAGGGAGCACGTTTTCTATGGGAGGCAAGCTATTTGATCAAGCGAGATGGGAATCTACCCGGGGTTCACCTCAAAGACAGGACACGCGATTGA
- a CDS encoding sulfotransferase, translating to MIDISNTKIMKTNKIPNFFIVGAQKAGTTSLYEYLKEHPEIYMSPVKEPHYFAKDLDYENMRRDMKRTTIFIRTLEEYLELFNGVKNEKAIGEASPSYLYSKVAAYEIKKFNPDAKVIMILRDPVERAYSHYLMNLRDGLTSEKDFIKEVLSDLKKPKKGWGISHLYIELGLYYEQVKRYLDTFPKDNVKILLYEDFKLNTYEVIKDIFSFLGVENNFYSPKFEHIFMEGVTVKYPKLNKLLKMIYSDYKNYTDPHREWTR from the coding sequence ATGATTGACATAAGTAATACCAAAATAATGAAAACAAATAAAATTCCAAATTTTTTTATTGTTGGAGCACAGAAAGCGGGGACAACTTCTCTTTACGAGTATCTCAAAGAACACCCTGAAATATATATGTCTCCCGTAAAAGAACCTCATTACTTTGCAAAAGACCTTGACTATGAAAACATGAGACGAGATATGAAAAGAACTACGATTTTTATAAGAACTCTTGAAGAGTATCTTGAACTTTTCAATGGTGTAAAAAATGAAAAAGCAATAGGTGAAGCATCTCCGTCTTACCTTTACTCAAAGGTTGCAGCTTATGAGATAAAAAAGTTCAATCCAGATGCAAAAGTAATAATGATTTTGAGAGACCCGGTCGAAAGGGCTTACTCTCATTACCTTATGAACTTAAGAGATGGTTTGACTTCTGAGAAAGATTTTATAAAAGAAGTTTTGTCTGATTTGAAAAAACCTAAAAAAGGATGGGGTATTTCACATCTCTATATTGAGTTGGGGTTATATTATGAGCAAGTGAAAAGGTATTTAGATACATTTCCGAAAGACAATGTGAAGATTCTTCTCTACGAAGATTTTAAATTAAACACTTATGAGGTTATCAAAGATATTTTCAGTTTTCTCGGGGTTGAAAATAATTTCTACTCACCTAAGTTTGAGCATATTTTCATGGAAGGAGTTACGGTGAAGTATCCGAAATTGAACAAATTGCTAAAGATGATATACTCAGATTACAAGAACTATACTGACCCCCATAGGGAGTGGACACGGTAA